The Chryseobacterium aureum genome contains a region encoding:
- a CDS encoding cation:proton antiporter, giving the protein MNLGKYKNLIFYITTIAVFSALMYYFIIEGQTLEVKENIVANTNSGSTWENFLESFKTNLHHPLALLLAQIVTIIMTARLFGWICMKIKQPTVIGEMIAGIVLGPSLVGMYFPEFSAFLFPKESLGNLQFLSQIGLILFMYIVGMELDLSVLRKKAHDAVVISHASIIIPFALGIGLSYFVYQEFAPEGIQFTSFALFIAISMSITAFPVLARIVQERNLQKTKLGTIVITCAAADDITAWCILAAVIAIVKAGSFTSSIYVIIMAIAYVFLMIKIVRPFLKRIGDLQAGKNTISKPMVAIFFLTLILSAYATEVIGIHALFGAFMAGAIMPENAKFRTLFIDKVEDVALVLLLPLFFVFTGLRTQIGLLNDSHLWMTAGFIILTAVLGKFAGSALTARFVGINWKESLTIGALMNTRGLMELIVLNIGYDLGVLSPEIFAMLVIMALFTTFMTGPALDFINFLFKSKKNQDETIHENDSKYRVLLSFDKPESGSTLLKLAHNFTHKMNGNKSITAMNIAPVDEMHAYDINEYEDSQFQHVIETSQDLNLEVTTLFKASTDIESDLTNITNKGHYDLLLIMLGKSMYEGSLLGRLLGFTTKIINPEKLLNTVKGKGNIFNNSPFDDFTLQILDKTNIPVGILVEKDFKTADKVFVPIFNLSDFYLLEYAKRLINNNNSQIIILDAAGQIRNNIEVKELIRSIEQVAPNHITLYNEKKIEKEFLNAQDLMLISSKSWKNLIDTKSLWLSDIPSTLIISNP; this is encoded by the coding sequence ATGAACCTGGGGAAATACAAAAATTTAATTTTCTATATTACTACCATCGCAGTCTTTTCTGCTCTGATGTATTATTTCATCATCGAAGGGCAAACGCTGGAAGTAAAAGAAAATATTGTTGCTAATACCAACAGCGGCTCTACTTGGGAAAATTTCCTGGAATCATTTAAAACCAATCTTCACCATCCGCTTGCTTTATTATTGGCGCAAATTGTCACCATTATCATGACGGCAAGGCTTTTCGGGTGGATTTGTATGAAGATAAAGCAGCCTACGGTAATCGGAGAAATGATTGCAGGTATCGTGCTGGGGCCATCTCTCGTGGGAATGTATTTCCCAGAGTTTTCAGCTTTTCTTTTTCCAAAAGAATCATTAGGCAACCTTCAGTTTCTGAGTCAGATAGGCTTGATACTGTTTATGTACATTGTAGGCATGGAGCTTGATCTGAGTGTATTGAGAAAAAAAGCTCATGATGCTGTGGTCATCAGCCACGCCAGTATCATTATTCCTTTTGCTTTGGGAATCGGGCTTTCTTATTTTGTTTATCAGGAATTTGCTCCGGAAGGCATTCAGTTTACTTCTTTCGCTTTGTTCATAGCAATTTCTATGAGTATTACAGCGTTTCCGGTACTGGCGAGAATTGTACAGGAGAGAAATCTTCAGAAAACCAAACTGGGAACCATAGTGATTACCTGTGCGGCCGCCGATGATATTACGGCATGGTGTATTCTTGCTGCTGTAATTGCTATTGTAAAAGCAGGCTCTTTCACCAGCTCTATTTATGTCATCATCATGGCAATTGCCTATGTATTTTTAATGATTAAAATTGTAAGGCCATTCCTTAAAAGAATCGGAGATCTTCAGGCAGGGAAAAATACAATCAGTAAACCCATGGTAGCTATTTTCTTCCTTACCCTGATCTTATCTGCATATGCTACTGAGGTAATAGGCATTCACGCATTATTCGGAGCGTTTATGGCGGGTGCTATTATGCCGGAAAATGCAAAATTCCGTACCCTGTTTATTGATAAAGTAGAGGATGTGGCCCTGGTGCTTTTACTTCCTTTATTCTTTGTGTTCACGGGGCTTCGTACACAGATCGGTCTTCTGAATGACAGCCACTTATGGATGACAGCAGGATTTATTATTCTTACCGCTGTTCTTGGAAAATTTGCAGGAAGTGCCCTTACCGCAAGATTTGTAGGTATTAACTGGAAAGAGAGTTTAACAATCGGAGCTCTGATGAATACAAGAGGGCTTATGGAGCTGATTGTCCTGAACATCGGATATGACCTTGGAGTTTTAAGCCCGGAAATTTTTGCAATGCTCGTAATCATGGCGCTTTTCACCACTTTTATGACCGGCCCTGCTCTGGATTTCATTAATTTTCTTTTTAAGTCTAAAAAAAATCAGGACGAAACGATTCATGAAAATGATTCCAAATACCGTGTTCTCCTTTCTTTTGATAAACCGGAATCAGGCAGTACTCTGCTAAAGCTTGCCCACAACTTTACTCATAAAATGAACGGCAATAAGAGCATCACTGCTATGAATATTGCTCCGGTAGATGAGATGCATGCCTATGATATCAACGAGTATGAAGACTCACAGTTCCAGCATGTGATTGAAACCTCCCAGGATCTTAACCTGGAGGTAACTACCCTCTTTAAAGCTTCTACCGATATTGAAAGCGACCTTACCAATATTACCAATAAAGGACATTATGACCTTCTCCTGATCATGCTTGGAAAATCCATGTACGAAGGAAGTTTATTAGGCCGTCTGCTGGGCTTTACCACGAAGATCATCAATCCTGAGAAGCTTCTGAATACAGTAAAAGGAAAAGGAAATATATTTAACAATTCGCCTTTTGACGATTTTACCCTTCAAATCCTGGACAAAACCAATATCCCGGTAGGAATTTTGGTAGAAAAAGATTTTAAAACAGCAGATAAAGTATTTGTTCCCATTTTTAATCTGAGTGATTTTTATCTTCTTGAATATGCTAAAAGACTCATTAATAACAATAATTCTCAGATTATCATTCTGGATGCTGCGGGACAGATCCGAAACAATATTGAGGTAAAAGAACTGATCAGAAGTATTGAACAGGTCGCCCCCAATCATATCACTTTGTACAATGAGAAAAAAATTGAAAAAGAGTTTCTGAATGCTCAGGATCTGATGCTGATCAGCAGCAAAAGCTGGAAAAATCTGATCGATACCAAAAGTCTTTGGCTTTCTGATATCCCGTCAACACTGATCATTTCAAATCCATAG
- a CDS encoding LytR/AlgR family response regulator transcription factor, with amino-acid sequence MIKCVILDDELLAISYLKLLCEQIDHVEVVKAFNDPKVFLNEIDSLDCNLCILDIEMPGMTGLQVAEIISGSKKIIFTTAYKEYAAEAFDLNVVDYVRKPIKKERLIQAFEKAKELVENPPKKAFIEWNTNIGKTVIFTEQISYIKTSEIDSRDKDIILSDGTTIVLKNLNFKNLLEMLPAKDFAQVNKKEIIALSSIKVFSTNEIITTIPTEDHAFLKLQIGDAYKNSLMELFGK; translated from the coding sequence ATGATAAAATGCGTTATTCTGGATGATGAATTACTGGCCATCAGTTATTTAAAACTTCTATGCGAACAAATTGACCATGTAGAAGTGGTAAAAGCATTCAATGACCCTAAAGTTTTCCTGAATGAAATAGACAGCCTCGACTGTAATCTGTGCATTCTGGATATTGAAATGCCCGGAATGACAGGACTTCAGGTAGCTGAAATCATCTCAGGATCCAAAAAAATCATCTTTACAACAGCTTATAAAGAATATGCCGCTGAAGCTTTCGATCTGAATGTGGTAGATTATGTAAGAAAACCCATTAAAAAGGAAAGACTGATCCAGGCCTTTGAAAAAGCCAAAGAACTGGTAGAAAATCCCCCTAAAAAAGCGTTCATCGAATGGAATACCAATATTGGGAAGACGGTGATCTTTACAGAACAGATTTCCTACATCAAAACCTCTGAGATCGACAGCCGGGATAAGGATATCATCCTTAGCGACGGAACTACAATTGTTTTAAAAAACCTGAATTTTAAAAACCTGCTGGAAATGCTTCCTGCTAAAGATTTCGCCCAGGTCAACAAAAAGGAGATCATTGCACTGTCCTCCATTAAAGTATTTTCTACCAACGAAATTATTACTACTATTCCTACCGAAGACCATGCTTTTTTGAAGCTTCAGATTGGAGATGCTTATAAAAATTCACTCATGGAACTATTCGGAAAATAG
- a CDS encoding DUF4280 and LysM peptidoglycan-binding domain-containing protein, which produces MKNYVTQKGDTFSSLARQFKLKNEGILKTYHNLHCPPEDVMQEAVPGKTLWIPQDPVLMTGETQTHNISGFSREESTDEMSSGEEKTSEQQAKNEEQSSGETSRPSDQKENKNTKEDGTTSPHEGKYFIVQKGTVQCNQGFKFPKFKVTSHQKHYWNDEEGNADYLAVTEDDLQLDPAAQPFGQCKLKPASGGYLPCAYAPAGKWQKTYEKVKVMGKSCLTEISELMCSTGGKITILKHGQQSEVGKNQVEKANTLEQQVYNPVVDFDEFKEDTKGTDELYYS; this is translated from the coding sequence ATGAAAAATTATGTCACACAAAAAGGCGATACATTCAGCTCGCTTGCCCGGCAGTTCAAGCTGAAAAATGAAGGCATTTTAAAAACCTATCATAATCTTCACTGCCCGCCGGAAGATGTCATGCAGGAAGCTGTTCCGGGAAAAACGCTGTGGATTCCGCAAGATCCCGTGCTTATGACTGGCGAAACTCAGACTCACAACATTTCAGGCTTTTCACGGGAAGAATCTACAGATGAGATGAGTTCCGGTGAAGAAAAGACTTCAGAACAGCAAGCAAAAAACGAAGAACAATCATCCGGAGAAACTAGCCGGCCATCTGATCAAAAGGAAAATAAAAATACAAAAGAAGACGGCACCACCAGTCCTCATGAAGGAAAGTATTTCATTGTGCAAAAAGGTACTGTACAGTGTAATCAGGGCTTCAAATTTCCAAAATTTAAAGTTACCAGTCATCAGAAACATTACTGGAATGATGAAGAAGGAAATGCCGATTATCTGGCAGTAACAGAGGATGATCTTCAGCTTGATCCTGCGGCACAGCCCTTTGGACAATGCAAACTTAAACCGGCTTCCGGCGGATATCTTCCCTGTGCTTATGCTCCTGCAGGAAAGTGGCAGAAGACATATGAAAAAGTAAAAGTGATGGGAAAAAGCTGCCTTACAGAAATCTCAGAACTGATGTGCAGTACAGGAGGGAAAATCACTATTCTCAAACACGGACAGCAGAGCGAAGTCGGTAAAAATCAGGTTGAAAAAGCGAATACATTGGAACAGCAGGTGTATAATCCTGTAGTGGATTTTGATGAATTTAAAGAAGATACGAAAGGTACAGACGAACTTTATTACAGCTAA
- a CDS encoding glycosyl hydrolase 108 family protein: protein MTGNIIGNQNPMVGKTYPYEVLPSGLSFGLKGEYEWLLYKKQKNGTWKDVTGKPKTGEKVTYKFGEIALGIEFQMKVYETKKGILPGLPATKELVASIILIPTSDKVPKIDKVILFNRGAKDVNKASYRDTLIAQAHCIAMFNKEIEFHLWEDDAHGKGHDPVINKNNRHTRSYKALVNEKGIAEVKIPLMSDEKILRQVANQFMMKGDKGDGANHEYYVTATYSGKIQGASQVNVDVANPDYKSQSQNQPKPKPQPQKDTPKFPAGQGSAPKQPDPKGNIIEAVFIDDTGKELSKVAVGDKVRIRIHSKNIVEKHIQYVIWEYDTASNDEVFRSGNIKISADIHDTSGFIITKSIFEKGIDSPIGDPDANKQNYFIEIIPKELSAESQKFGVNSEGLMEVEKVKSAAVVQKQPKADKGCGGKYCIDKNSPPSELIREINIRLAGFGGNVPTDKFTDRTEKMVRQFQRDYMKVTETGKVCGNVLRAIDEFSKNFEISTILWDQLKCSCSTKGKKVTSTLRGILEINNCKGFGDGTGKNTYKGTAKTEANNKYEYPGIHRSLLFGFKALQFYFSKQTTYKIDQFTSGYRCRFKNYTTTNHQGKAIDIQFSKGNWQIRGENKKNLVELRSMRDSIFVKYLGAQKEWPNTNLFSIEPIDLLYNNKGKVRYDHTFSWIHMDVRQFDSQYLEDKYFCTSLATLNGKSIVQLAIELGYNNTCNCYETYQSQQNKPSNSRLDTCEDKFKKIAPIILEHEGGYKNEPSKDKGDPTNKGISWPVWQKYAKEDVGVEPTEENQKKITEEQATIIYRKRYWEPKGYCEVKNLKVALMVYDWSITSGGAIKEVQKLLVSEFNQTITIDGGMGKETANALNQPSDQEKLLTRISEIRKAYYDYGASQNWFSEDYLKGLKIRVDKCLNYTL from the coding sequence ATGACAGGAAATATTATCGGGAATCAAAATCCTATGGTTGGAAAAACCTACCCCTACGAAGTGCTGCCTTCCGGCCTCTCATTCGGGCTGAAAGGGGAATATGAATGGCTTCTTTACAAAAAACAAAAAAACGGCACCTGGAAAGACGTCACCGGAAAGCCGAAAACCGGTGAGAAAGTAACCTACAAATTTGGAGAAATAGCATTGGGAATAGAATTTCAAATGAAAGTCTATGAAACTAAAAAAGGGATTTTGCCCGGACTTCCTGCTACCAAAGAACTGGTTGCCAGCATTATATTAATACCTACCAGTGATAAAGTTCCCAAAATAGATAAAGTAATCCTTTTCAACAGAGGAGCAAAAGATGTTAATAAAGCCAGTTACCGGGATACACTTATCGCGCAGGCTCACTGCATCGCCATGTTTAATAAAGAGATCGAATTCCATCTTTGGGAAGATGATGCGCATGGAAAAGGCCATGATCCTGTTATCAATAAAAACAACCGCCATACCCGCAGTTACAAAGCTCTGGTGAATGAAAAAGGGATTGCAGAGGTAAAAATACCATTAATGTCGGATGAAAAAATTCTTCGACAGGTTGCCAATCAGTTTATGATGAAAGGTGATAAAGGTGATGGAGCCAACCATGAGTATTATGTTACAGCCACTTATTCCGGGAAAATCCAGGGAGCCAGCCAGGTGAATGTAGATGTGGCCAATCCGGATTATAAAAGCCAGTCTCAAAATCAGCCAAAACCTAAACCTCAGCCCCAGAAAGACACGCCTAAATTCCCGGCCGGACAAGGAAGTGCACCTAAACAACCCGATCCTAAAGGGAATATCATAGAAGCGGTTTTCATCGATGATACAGGAAAAGAGCTTTCCAAAGTAGCTGTAGGTGATAAAGTAAGAATAAGAATCCACTCCAAAAATATTGTGGAGAAGCATATTCAGTATGTCATCTGGGAGTATGACACGGCTTCCAATGATGAAGTATTCAGAAGTGGGAATATTAAAATCTCAGCTGATATCCATGACACTTCAGGATTTATCATTACAAAATCTATTTTTGAAAAAGGAATAGACTCTCCTATCGGCGATCCGGATGCAAATAAACAAAATTATTTCATCGAAATTATCCCCAAAGAACTATCCGCAGAATCTCAGAAATTTGGGGTAAATTCGGAAGGACTGATGGAAGTGGAGAAGGTGAAGAGTGCGGCGGTGGTGCAGAAGCAGCCGAAAGCAGACAAAGGATGTGGTGGCAAATATTGTATTGATAAAAACTCCCCTCCTAGCGAGCTAATTAGAGAAATTAATATTCGCTTAGCTGGTTTTGGAGGAAATGTACCTACAGATAAATTTACAGACAGAACTGAAAAAATGGTTAGGCAGTTTCAGAGAGATTATATGAAGGTGACAGAAACTGGAAAAGTTTGTGGTAATGTTTTGAGAGCTATTGATGAATTCTCTAAAAATTTTGAAATTAGTACAATATTATGGGATCAATTAAAATGTTCGTGTAGTACAAAAGGTAAAAAAGTAACAAGTACATTAAGAGGAATTCTAGAAATTAATAATTGCAAAGGTTTTGGAGATGGTACAGGAAAAAACACATATAAAGGTACTGCAAAAACTGAAGCCAATAACAAGTATGAGTATCCAGGTATTCATCGATCTTTATTATTTGGATTTAAGGCATTGCAATTCTATTTTAGCAAACAAACGACTTATAAAATTGATCAATTTACATCGGGATATAGATGCCGCTTCAAAAACTATACAACCACCAACCACCAAGGAAAAGCAATTGACATACAATTCAGTAAAGGTAATTGGCAAATAAGAGGTGAAAACAAAAAAAACCTTGTGGAATTAAGATCAATGAGAGATTCTATTTTTGTTAAATATTTAGGAGCTCAAAAAGAATGGCCTAACACAAATTTGTTCTCAATTGAACCAATTGATTTACTTTATAATAATAAGGGAAAGGTAAGATATGATCACACTTTTAGCTGGATTCATATGGATGTAAGGCAATTTGATTCGCAATATTTAGAAGATAAATACTTTTGCACAAGTTTAGCAACACTGAATGGGAAAAGTATTGTTCAACTAGCAATTGAGTTAGGCTATAATAATACTTGCAATTGTTATGAGACTTATCAGTCTCAACAAAACAAGCCAAGCAATTCTCGCCTTGACACTTGTGAAGATAAATTCAAAAAAATAGCTCCAATAATTTTGGAACACGAAGGAGGGTATAAAAATGAACCATCTAAAGATAAAGGAGATCCAACTAATAAAGGGATATCATGGCCAGTTTGGCAAAAATATGCAAAAGAAGATGTAGGAGTTGAGCCAACTGAAGAAAATCAAAAAAAAATTACTGAAGAACAAGCTACCATTATTTATAGGAAAAGATATTGGGAACCTAAAGGTTATTGTGAAGTAAAGAATTTAAAAGTAGCACTTATGGTATATGATTGGAGTATTACTTCGGGAGGTGCAATTAAAGAAGTTCAGAAATTACTTGTTAGTGAATTCAATCAAACCATCACTATTGATGGAGGAATGGGCAAAGAAACTGCAAATGCCTTAAATCAACCCTCTGATCAAGAAAAATTGCTTACTAGAATAAGTGAAATTAGAAAAGCATATTATGATTATGGAGCTTCTCAAAATTGGTTCTCAGAAGATTATTTAAAAGGTCTTAAAATAAGAGTTGATAAATGCTTAAATTACACATTATAG
- a CDS encoding LysM peptidoglycan-binding domain-containing protein, which translates to MEIDFLQYQVRNGDTLTSIASRLGMTSEELKLFHNSHCQKMEKVWFENLNEVKNICVPTNFKTETQKEEERKKSFPSGFSESFLSKTYTVNETFENPFHPSVSIDYIIELALHKNKSTDQYILSYSQNDFKSNGTTPDDKVSCISIACMQSIMPLDFIMNEQGIITGLADHKKITEIFSGQRRELEEFYIGEVVQNYMDTFERSIQDEWFLLKQLKSTLLFQTLFPKTDWFQKETKWKEPFYFLQNSFPVQCEINIEQKNKGDQSVLTLLKGKITGFCTPQEILRGIQLQGPASQPAQGNIVLEYTTHKKNKNLLHAKASVLLSHEEACIHQHHINITQG; encoded by the coding sequence ATGGAAATTGATTTCTTGCAATATCAGGTACGGAATGGAGACACGCTGACCTCTATCGCTTCCCGGCTGGGTATGACGAGTGAGGAGCTGAAGCTGTTCCACAATTCTCATTGCCAAAAGATGGAAAAAGTTTGGTTCGAAAATCTGAATGAGGTTAAAAATATCTGTGTTCCAACCAATTTTAAAACAGAAACGCAAAAAGAAGAGGAAAGAAAAAAAAGCTTTCCTTCAGGATTTTCCGAATCTTTTCTATCGAAAACATATACTGTGAATGAGACCTTTGAAAATCCATTTCACCCTTCAGTTAGTATTGATTATATCATTGAGCTTGCTCTTCATAAAAACAAAAGTACAGATCAATATATTCTAAGCTATAGCCAGAATGATTTTAAATCCAATGGAACTACACCTGATGATAAAGTAAGCTGTATTTCCATTGCGTGCATGCAAAGCATTATGCCTCTTGATTTTATAATGAATGAACAGGGTATAATCACCGGATTGGCAGACCATAAGAAAATAACAGAAATATTTTCCGGACAGCGAAGAGAACTTGAGGAATTTTACATCGGTGAAGTTGTTCAAAACTACATGGATACATTTGAAAGAAGTATTCAGGATGAATGGTTTTTATTAAAGCAGCTTAAGAGTACACTTCTGTTTCAGACACTATTTCCGAAAACTGACTGGTTTCAGAAGGAGACAAAGTGGAAAGAGCCGTTTTATTTTTTACAGAATTCATTTCCTGTACAGTGTGAAATCAACATTGAACAGAAAAATAAGGGTGATCAATCTGTTTTAACCCTTTTAAAAGGAAAAATTACCGGATTCTGCACTCCGCAGGAGATCCTGCGCGGTATTCAACTTCAGGGACCGGCCTCTCAACCTGCACAGGGAAATATTGTATTGGAGTACACTACTCATAAAAAAAACAAAAATCTCCTTCATGCAAAAGCATCCGTTTTACTCAGCCATGAAGAGGCATGTATACATCAACATCACATCAATATAACACAAGGATAA